In Paenibacillus larvae subsp. larvae, the following proteins share a genomic window:
- the nagB gene encoding glucosamine-6-phosphate deaminase gives MIIYVFKTQEELNQVGAGLVTSLVQMNPRAVLGLATGGTPIGIYEEIVKTYNKGLVSFKNVSTYNLDEYVGISEDHPESYVAYMKKHLFDLVDIPAEQTNLPNGRAKDLEKECAEYDKKLEKVNQVDLQILGIGHNGHIGFNEPGHELISGTHVVELKEETREANARFFNSIDEVPKQAVTMGVGTIMKAKTLVLVVRGADKAEIVHRALTGPVTTEIPASLLQMHPNLIVLLDAEAGRLFK, from the coding sequence ATGATTATTTATGTATTTAAGACACAGGAAGAATTGAATCAAGTCGGAGCCGGGCTGGTTACCAGCCTCGTCCAAATGAATCCCCGTGCCGTATTGGGGCTTGCAACCGGTGGAACACCTATCGGCATCTATGAGGAAATTGTCAAAACGTATAATAAAGGCCTGGTCAGTTTTAAAAACGTCAGCACTTATAATCTGGACGAATATGTCGGCATTTCCGAAGATCACCCTGAAAGCTATGTTGCCTACATGAAAAAACATCTCTTCGATCTGGTTGATATTCCTGCTGAGCAGACTAATCTGCCAAACGGTAGAGCCAAAGATCTTGAGAAAGAGTGTGCGGAATATGATAAAAAACTGGAGAAAGTAAACCAGGTAGATCTGCAAATTCTCGGTATCGGTCATAATGGACATATTGGTTTTAATGAACCGGGACATGAGCTTATCAGTGGAACTCATGTGGTAGAATTAAAAGAAGAAACCCGCGAAGCCAATGCCCGTTTCTTCAACTCTATTGACGAAGTTCCAAAACAAGCAGTTACGATGGGGGTTGGCACTATCATGAAAGCCAAAACTCTTGTGCTGGTTGTCCGCGGTGCAGATAAAGCAGAAATTGTCCACCGTGCCCTAACAGGTCCGGTTACTACTGAAATACCGGCGAGCCTGCTGCAAATGCACCCGAACCTTATTGTGCTGCTAGATGCGGAAGCCGGGAGGTTATTTAAATGA
- the nagA gene encoding N-acetylglucosamine-6-phosphate deacetylase gives MSSNELTIKNAAIVTEKEVIENGTVLVKDGKIARILKNGEYPEAQGNVIDAGGSWLLPGFIDMHIHGGYGADFMDADEQAYDTITRFHASQGTTGLLATTMTASKEAIEDVLAAVDAYQRKGMKYAQLLGVHLEGPFISPKWPGAQNPAFIVNPQLEWMKEWTNHYPGLIRMLTLAPEREHALEVIEFVRSQGIVAAAGHTDADYDAVVEAVKHGLNHAVHTFNAMTGLHHRKPGTVGAVMTEEAIVAELISDGIHVHKACGKLLVKAKDQDNFIMVTDAMSAAGLGDGMYQLGGQDVVVRDGVARLKDGDSLAGSTLTTIGGFRFLVREIGVSVPQASRFASTTPAKHMGLDDRIGSIAEGKDADMLLVSQNGLELQQVWIKGNQLPA, from the coding sequence ATGAGTTCCAATGAACTGACTATCAAAAACGCTGCAATCGTAACGGAAAAGGAAGTTATTGAGAACGGTACGGTACTTGTTAAGGATGGAAAAATTGCCCGTATTCTGAAAAACGGAGAATACCCGGAAGCACAAGGCAACGTAATAGATGCCGGAGGAAGCTGGCTTCTGCCCGGCTTCATTGATATGCACATTCATGGCGGCTACGGAGCTGATTTCATGGACGCGGATGAACAAGCCTATGATACGATTACCCGCTTCCATGCCAGCCAGGGAACGACTGGTCTATTGGCAACCACGATGACGGCTTCCAAGGAAGCCATTGAAGATGTACTTGCCGCTGTGGATGCCTATCAGCGTAAAGGAATGAAATATGCCCAATTGCTGGGGGTACATTTGGAAGGTCCCTTCATTTCCCCAAAATGGCCAGGTGCACAAAATCCTGCTTTTATCGTGAATCCTCAACTGGAATGGATGAAAGAATGGACAAACCACTATCCGGGATTAATCCGTATGCTAACCCTCGCTCCGGAACGTGAACATGCCCTTGAAGTGATCGAATTCGTCCGCAGTCAAGGCATTGTTGCCGCGGCAGGACACACGGACGCGGATTATGATGCCGTCGTAGAAGCAGTTAAGCATGGTCTTAACCACGCTGTCCATACATTCAATGCAATGACTGGACTGCATCACCGTAAACCCGGTACGGTCGGAGCCGTGATGACGGAGGAGGCCATCGTAGCCGAACTGATCTCAGACGGTATTCACGTGCATAAAGCTTGCGGCAAACTGCTGGTAAAAGCTAAAGATCAGGACAACTTCATCATGGTAACCGATGCCATGTCCGCAGCCGGTCTGGGTGACGGCATGTATCAATTAGGCGGCCAGGATGTGGTAGTTAGAGATGGTGTTGCCCGTCTTAAAGATGGTGACAGTCTTGCCGGAAGCACACTGACTACCATCGGCGGCTTCCGCTTTCTTGTCCGGGAAATCGGGGTATCCGTACCTCAAGCCAGCCGGTTTGCCAGCACAACTCCAGCCAAACATATGGGTCTGGATGACCGCATCGGGTCCATTGCAGAAGGAAAAGACGCGGACATGCTGCTTGTCAGCCAAAACGGTCTGGAACTTCAACAAGTTTGGATCAAAGGAAATCAATTGCCTGCCTAA
- a CDS encoding pirin family protein — protein sequence MIQVYPASSRFHADHGWLKTDFSFSFAEYYDPDNLFFGPMRVLNDDYIAGHKGFGMHPHREMEIVTIVLKGQLEHQDSLGNKAVTSFGEVQRMSAGSGIMHSEINPAAEEVNLLQMWFLPEEENLTPSYETSKFDPHKMVNTLLPVVSKHKFEHSARIHQDMTIYLSELKPDQAVDFVQEKGRRIFFFVLEGSVKLNGNTVLARRDSARITEEHELSIVSSEGAKFMLTDLP from the coding sequence ATGATTCAAGTATATCCTGCTTCGTCCCGTTTTCACGCTGACCATGGCTGGCTGAAAACCGATTTTAGCTTCTCATTCGCTGAGTATTACGACCCGGATAACCTGTTTTTCGGCCCGATGAGAGTGTTGAATGATGACTATATCGCGGGTCACAAAGGCTTCGGAATGCATCCTCACAGGGAAATGGAGATTGTTACTATTGTTCTGAAGGGACAATTGGAGCATCAGGATAGTCTAGGAAATAAGGCGGTTACCAGTTTTGGAGAGGTACAACGCATGTCAGCGGGCAGTGGTATTATGCATTCTGAAATCAACCCCGCCGCAGAAGAAGTAAATTTACTGCAGATGTGGTTCTTACCTGAAGAAGAAAACCTGACACCGTCTTACGAAACGTCCAAATTTGACCCGCATAAAATGGTGAACACTCTGCTGCCAGTGGTATCCAAGCATAAATTTGAGCATTCTGCCCGTATTCATCAGGATATGACAATCTATCTATCTGAGCTTAAGCCAGACCAAGCCGTTGATTTTGTACAGGAGAAGGGACGCCGTATTTTTTTCTTTGTGCTGGAAGGAAGCGTGAAGCTGAATGGTAATACCGTATTGGCCAGAAGAGATTCTGCCAGGATTACGGAAGAGCATGAACTCAGCATCGTTTCTTCGGAAGGTGCGAAGTTTATGCTTACAGATCTCCCCTGA
- a CDS encoding SDR family NAD(P)-dependent oxidoreductase has protein sequence MEVNFFGTVAVTKEVLPFMREQGRGKIVLISSISGRVGFPGLAPYAASKFALEGFAESLRHEASPLGIDIILIEPGPFQTGIWEKSISSAQDRIAHSCLKKETARLEKEIRKSAASAGNPMDVIEILLQSLRAKHPKLRYTAGKGIRPTLAAKAFFPWRRSFEKIVQRMLSKD, from the coding sequence ATGGAGGTAAATTTCTTTGGTACGGTAGCCGTCACCAAAGAGGTATTGCCTTTTATGAGAGAGCAAGGGCGGGGGAAAATTGTTCTGATCAGTTCTATAAGCGGGAGGGTAGGATTTCCCGGTCTGGCCCCCTATGCAGCTTCGAAATTTGCATTAGAGGGATTTGCCGAATCACTAAGGCACGAAGCGAGTCCTTTGGGCATTGATATTATATTGATCGAACCCGGTCCCTTTCAAACGGGAATATGGGAGAAAAGCATATCCTCTGCTCAGGATAGGATTGCCCACAGCTGTCTCAAAAAGGAGACTGCCCGTCTAGAAAAAGAAATTCGAAAAAGTGCAGCCTCCGCAGGAAATCCAATGGACGTTATTGAGATTCTTCTCCAAAGTTTACGTGCCAAACATCCTAAGCTCCGTTATACGGCGGGAAAAGGAATTCGCCCGACTCTTGCAGCCAAGGCATTTTTCCCCTGGCGGCGCTCTTTTGAAAAAATCGTCCAAAGGATGCTGTCTAAAGATTAA
- a CDS encoding phage holin family protein — protein sequence MSLFIFSSSTAVLGTIITYAFGGWSDLLSFFLLTIAIDYITGIAASIKEGKGLDSNTGYWGLARKGLILLVILLAHRLDLLMKTNVVMNASVFFYLANELISITENYGRLGLPMPDRLKQAIEVLKNKNQKP from the coding sequence ATGAGCCTTTTCATATTCAGCAGCAGCACAGCAGTTCTAGGGACAATTATCACGTATGCTTTCGGCGGCTGGTCCGATCTGCTTTCATTCTTTCTTTTAACCATTGCTATTGATTATATAACAGGTATCGCCGCTTCAATAAAAGAAGGGAAGGGTCTGGACAGCAATACCGGCTATTGGGGGTTGGCTAGAAAAGGTCTTATTTTACTGGTCATACTTCTGGCCCATCGTCTGGATCTACTGATGAAAACAAATGTTGTGATGAATGCCTCTGTTTTTTTCTACTTGGCCAACGAACTAATCTCTATCACCGAAAACTATGGCCGGCTTGGACTTCCAATGCCAGATAGGTTAAAGCAGGCGATAGAAGTTTTAAAGAATAAAAATCAAAAACCATAA
- a CDS encoding NlpC/P60 family protein, which yields MSTKWLKSLVLSGALVTTGLFASATTTHAAIPDGVKVQINDHLVDFPDAMPYLYQGSLMTPLRAVADDLGYKVEHQMINNDSQVRVKVTGNGHVLELGSGKVEAKVDNRSVTLRTPPVIKNGRVYVHIRSIGDHFGHIVQWDANNEIGILGADGKYHAPAWYKPAVPDNDTASSVKKAIVSTAKQYIGVPYQWGGTSPSGFDCSGFVTYIFNKQDITLPRTSSGMYSSAGTSVSNPEQGDLVFFASGGKVFHVGIYIGGNQFISATSDGVKIDSLGNSYWKNVYVGAKKVM from the coding sequence TTGTCCACGAAATGGTTGAAAAGTCTTGTCCTTTCAGGTGCTTTAGTAACTACAGGTTTATTTGCATCCGCTACGACTACACACGCAGCTATTCCAGACGGGGTTAAAGTTCAGATCAACGACCATCTGGTTGATTTTCCGGATGCTATGCCTTATTTGTATCAAGGATCATTGATGACTCCTCTTCGGGCAGTAGCCGATGATTTAGGTTATAAAGTGGAGCATCAAATGATTAATAACGATTCTCAAGTCAGGGTCAAAGTCACAGGAAACGGCCATGTGCTTGAATTGGGATCCGGTAAGGTTGAAGCAAAGGTAGATAATAGAAGCGTAACTTTGCGCACTCCACCTGTTATTAAAAATGGGCGTGTTTATGTACATATCCGCTCTATAGGAGATCACTTTGGACATATTGTCCAATGGGATGCAAACAATGAAATTGGTATTCTTGGAGCAGACGGCAAATACCATGCTCCGGCTTGGTATAAGCCTGCAGTACCAGACAACGATACAGCCTCATCTGTTAAGAAAGCAATCGTATCTACAGCCAAACAGTATATCGGAGTCCCATACCAATGGGGAGGAACATCTCCAAGCGGGTTCGACTGCTCTGGGTTTGTAACTTATATCTTTAATAAACAGGATATTACTCTTCCGAGAACTTCTTCAGGCATGTACAGTTCTGCGGGAACTTCCGTATCCAACCCGGAACAGGGAGACCTTGTCTTCTTCGCAAGCGGCGGTAAGGTGTTCCATGTGGGCATTTATATCGGCGGTAACCAATTTATTTCCGCTACCAGTGATGGAGTCAAAATCGATAGTTTAGGAAACAGTTATTGGAAAAATGTGTATGTAGGCGCTAAAAAAGTAATGTAA
- a CDS encoding polysaccharide deacetylase family protein has product MESKPGIVWICVILLTFIATGCMPSSSPSKSVQPPAGTKSQDIMQEWTEQQTKYTPVLDKYPPGPIPVPTLPVSPVPKPTPKPKGERHETNKPSLPVQKQSDKAGKRSGKQSAQQKKLSLGELRRKYAETFILSGPSRQKNIALTFDDGPDRHFTVQVLDILKKYRVHATFYLVGNKAKANPDIVKRIVKEGHTVGNHSYSHPLLTKMSLRQFQQQVESAEQILLNLTGYLPKCFRPPYGAINEEQLVWAASKNYLVTNWDIDSLDWKGLSSEQVLTNIWSHRHPGAIVLQHCGAGNANHDLSGSVKALPQLIEKLAAEGYRFVTVPELLNIPSSR; this is encoded by the coding sequence ATGGAAAGTAAACCTGGTATTGTTTGGATTTGTGTCATTTTATTGACGTTTATAGCCACCGGATGCATGCCTTCCAGTTCTCCTTCTAAATCCGTACAGCCACCTGCCGGTACAAAATCCCAGGATATAATGCAGGAATGGACCGAACAGCAAACCAAATACACCCCCGTCCTTGACAAATATCCGCCCGGTCCGATTCCCGTCCCTACTCTTCCGGTTTCGCCTGTTCCGAAGCCGACTCCAAAACCTAAGGGAGAGAGGCATGAAACTAATAAGCCGTCGCTGCCGGTACAAAAACAATCGGATAAAGCGGGGAAACGATCCGGTAAACAATCTGCCCAGCAAAAAAAGCTATCTTTGGGGGAATTGAGGCGAAAGTATGCAGAAACATTCATTCTCAGCGGCCCGTCCAGGCAAAAAAACATAGCCCTTACTTTTGATGACGGGCCTGACCGCCATTTTACGGTTCAGGTTTTGGATATCCTGAAAAAATATAGGGTACATGCAACTTTTTATTTAGTTGGAAACAAGGCCAAGGCGAATCCCGATATTGTAAAACGTATTGTCAAAGAGGGGCATACGGTAGGCAATCATTCTTATTCCCATCCTCTTCTGACCAAAATGAGTCTCCGGCAATTCCAGCAGCAGGTAGAATCAGCGGAACAAATTTTACTCAATTTAACCGGTTATTTACCTAAGTGTTTCCGCCCTCCCTATGGTGCCATTAATGAAGAGCAGCTTGTTTGGGCGGCTTCCAAAAATTATCTGGTCACAAACTGGGATATTGATTCCCTCGATTGGAAGGGACTTTCGTCAGAACAGGTTTTGACAAATATATGGAGTCACAGACACCCGGGGGCTATTGTCCTCCAACATTGCGGGGCAGGGAATGCAAATCATGATTTGTCCGGCTCTGTAAAGGCACTTCCCCAGCTTATTGAGAAACTTGCGGCCGAAGGATATCGATTTGTTACCGTACCGGAACTTCTGAATATACCCTCTTCCCGGTAA
- a CDS encoding 3D domain-containing protein: protein MKHVKTCIASATALLTLVGFTAPTSAQMTEGAKVTQITQSYQDVLGSYAINPGKEFQELIKGQASTTADHDTVVLEEDDTLWNVSNRLGVDALELMAINIDADPLKLTKGMELKVPKKVEMASQETAEPATDSKPEQPSQQNQQAPQQTSKPAKPAAKTEAVKPEAKTPNNKETAASGNSLTTASGKTVNYSKMVNMKATAYSGDPSENGPWGGVDSFGNKLTLGTIAVDPKVIPLGSTVYITGYSFPGLPAKGMIAKAVDTGSAIKGNKIDIYIPGSKKHVNNFGVQQIQLYVLK, encoded by the coding sequence ATGAAGCACGTGAAAACATGTATTGCCAGTGCAACTGCCTTGCTGACTTTGGTTGGATTTACGGCTCCCACTAGCGCACAGATGACGGAAGGAGCCAAAGTGACCCAAATTACCCAATCCTATCAGGATGTGCTTGGTTCCTACGCGATAAACCCCGGAAAAGAATTTCAAGAGTTAATTAAAGGACAAGCTTCTACCACGGCTGACCATGATACGGTGGTTTTGGAGGAAGATGATACATTATGGAATGTCTCCAACCGTCTGGGGGTAGATGCTTTGGAGCTTATGGCTATTAATATAGACGCCGACCCATTAAAACTGACCAAGGGCATGGAATTGAAGGTACCTAAAAAGGTAGAAATGGCCTCACAGGAGACGGCGGAACCAGCAACTGATTCTAAACCGGAGCAACCCTCCCAGCAAAACCAGCAAGCTCCGCAGCAAACTTCTAAACCTGCCAAACCGGCAGCCAAAACAGAAGCTGTCAAACCTGAAGCGAAGACACCTAATAACAAGGAAACAGCTGCGAGCGGCAACTCGTTGACCACTGCTTCAGGCAAGACAGTAAATTACAGCAAAATGGTGAACATGAAAGCTACCGCTTATTCCGGTGATCCCAGTGAAAACGGTCCATGGGGTGGTGTTGATTCTTTCGGCAACAAGCTGACTTTGGGTACTATTGCGGTTGATCCTAAAGTTATTCCGCTAGGTTCAACGGTATACATTACAGGCTATTCTTTCCCGGGACTTCCTGCTAAAGGAATGATCGCCAAAGCTGTCGATACAGGCAGTGCGATTAAAGGGAATAAAATCGATATTTACATCCCGGGTTCAAAAAAACACGTAAATAATTTTGGGGTTCAGCAAATCCAATTGTATGTTTTAAAATAA
- a CDS encoding IS3 family transposase: MARHEFKTYGETYRAVGGYIRSYNEQRIHSSICDLSPYEFYDKNQIQSISIKTVGHKLQP; this comes from the coding sequence TTGGCACGACACGAATTTAAGACGTACGGAGAAACCTACCGGGCTGTTGGCGGGTACATTCGGTCTTACAACGAGCAACGAATTCATTCGAGCATTTGTGATCTTTCTCCATATGAGTTTTACGACAAAAACCAAATTCAATCCATCTCAATTAAGACTGTCGGGCATAAATTGCAACCTTGA
- a CDS encoding sugar phosphate nucleotidyltransferase, translated as MKGVILAGGSGTRLKPMTRFLNKHLLPVGPYPMIHYAISKMAEAGIRDILLVTGKHSGGLFMDYIGSGREWNVRMSFKVQEEPGGIAQALALAEGFVNPGEKFVVLLGDNLFEDSLTEEFARFREQPEQARVFLKEVEEPRRYGVPVMDGSRIVRIEEKPELPKSSYCVTGIYIYGAGVFDIIRTVRPSARGEMEITDVNNMYAACGMLSYDILRGWWIDAGTHLSFREAAQRMAGEATP; from the coding sequence ATGAAAGGAGTTATTCTTGCCGGAGGATCAGGTACCCGGCTAAAGCCGATGACCCGGTTTCTTAATAAGCATCTCTTGCCTGTCGGTCCTTACCCGATGATTCATTATGCAATTTCCAAAATGGCCGAGGCGGGAATCCGTGATATATTGCTCGTTACAGGAAAACATTCCGGCGGGTTGTTTATGGACTATATCGGCAGCGGCCGGGAGTGGAACGTCCGTATGTCGTTTAAAGTGCAGGAAGAGCCGGGAGGCATCGCTCAGGCTCTTGCCTTGGCGGAGGGCTTCGTTAATCCCGGGGAAAAATTCGTTGTACTTCTCGGCGACAACCTGTTCGAAGACTCGCTGACGGAGGAATTCGCCCGCTTCAGGGAGCAGCCCGAGCAAGCCCGCGTGTTCTTAAAAGAAGTTGAAGAACCCCGCAGGTACGGAGTGCCGGTCATGGACGGCTCGCGCATTGTGCGGATTGAGGAGAAGCCGGAATTGCCGAAATCGTCCTACTGCGTGACCGGCATCTATATATACGGCGCCGGGGTGTTTGACATCATCCGAACGGTCCGGCCTTCCGCGAGAGGCGAAATGGAAATTACCGACGTGAACAATATGTATGCGGCCTGCGGCATGCTCTCCTACGACATTCTGAGAGGATGGTGGATCGATGCGGGAACCCACCTTTCGTTCAGGGAGGCTGCCCAAAGAATGGCAGGGGAGGCCACGCCATGA
- a CDS encoding IS630 family transposase (programmed frameshift) has translation MTMDKHTELAKVTAAMQQTKERRMYERYQAIYLHLKGTSMKAIADILNRNRMTVSSYIHTYENGGLGALQIKHSSGAPTRLTKQQQDRLKQTVAYSVPHEVGFTAKHNWTLELIATYVEREWGHCYSLRGISKVMERLGLSYTKPTYTLAAADPKKQRHFTETTFPELKKLLNEEIDHLLFEDESMIRDYQAIQKTWFLRGKQRIIPTTGKHRGVKLLATVDYETGHIVWQEDEQYTAETFLSFLQKVMATYPTGKLALVLDNARIHHAKLLRPFLEAQKNRLELVYLPPYSPQLNIVEGLWKWLKSSVINNVFYSAVSEIRLRVGQFMDEIMKHPHAIIDRLCVRL, from the exons ATGACAATGGATAAACATACCGAACTGGCAAAAGTAACGGCAGCCATGCAACAAACCAAAGAGCGCCGAATGTATGAACGCTACCAAGCGATCTATTTGCATTTGAAAGGCACATCCATGAAGGCGATCGCTGACATTTTGAATCGAAACCGAATGACGGTGAGCAGTTACATTCATACGTACGAGAACGGTGGACTGGGAGCCTTGCAAATCAAGCATTCCTCAGGTGCTCCTACTCGGTTGACGAAGCAGCAGCAGGATCGCTTGAAACAAACCGTCGCCTATTCGGTTCCCCATGAGGTCGGCTTTACGGCAAAGCACAACTGGACGCTTGAACTGATTGCCACGTACGTGGAACGCGAATGGGGCCATTGCTATTCGCTCCGAGGCATTTCCAAGGTCATGGAGCGGCTAGGGCTCAGCTATACGAAACCGACCTACACGCTCGCAGCAGCAGATCCCAAGAAACAACGCCATTTCACCGAAACGACCTTTCCTGAACTG AAAAAGCTACTGAACGAGGAGATTGATCACTTGCTGTTCGAGGATGAGTCGATGATCCGGGACTACCAGGCGATTCAGAAGACCTGGTTCCTTCGCGGGAAGCAACGCATCATTCCAACCACGGGCAAGCATCGTGGGGTCAAACTGCTGGCCACGGTTGACTATGAAACGGGACACATCGTTTGGCAAGAAGATGAACAGTACACCGCTGAAACGTTTCTTTCCTTTCTTCAAAAGGTCATGGCGACTTATCCAACAGGGAAACTGGCTCTGGTTTTGGACAATGCCCGGATTCATCATGCAAAGCTGCTTCGGCCGTTTCTGGAAGCGCAAAAAAATCGGCTTGAGCTTGTGTACTTGCCTCCATACAGCCCTCAGTTAAATATCGTAGAAGGACTCTGGAAATGGCTCAAGTCCAGTGTGATCAATAACGTATTCTATTCGGCCGTTTCCGAAATCCGTCTGCGTGTCGGGCAATTTATGGATGAAATCATGAAGCATCCTCATGCCATTATTGACCGGCTGTGCGTGCGACTTTGA